In Topomyia yanbarensis strain Yona2022 chromosome 2, ASM3024719v1, whole genome shotgun sequence, one DNA window encodes the following:
- the LOC131679713 gene encoding uncharacterized protein LOC131679713: MNNLRPPSSENFPHSQFCPQANKMEKVYFCKIGVLALLFLAMAVTANPLQEAEDAITVPAIQFQSKSSDELCTGYQIRGQLYATLVRCLGTERSEINKLRELDLIGQGVQKVQAFALQAENAESIGDIAVLMYAGPGGKQLEQDVDGSGLFGTFGLVPKARVERQEPGGASLAQINLRVLGAALALVGSALLK; encoded by the exons ATGAA CAACCTGCGACCACCATCGTCCGAAAATTTCCCTCATTCACAGTTCTGTCCTCAAGCTAACAAGATGGAAAAAGTTTACTTCTGCAAGATCGGAGTTCTCGCTCTGCTGTTTTTGGCCATGGCCGTGACCGCAAACCCTCTTCAGGAAGCCGAAGATGCTATCACCGTTCCAGCGATCCAGTTCCAGAGTAAATCAAGCGACGAACTTTGCACCGGTTACCAGATTCGGGGACAGTTGTATGCAACGTTGGTCCGTTGCCTAGGAACGGAACGaag TGAAATCAACAAGCTGCGCGAGTTGGACCTTATTGGCCAGGGAGTCCAGAAGGTGCAAGCGTTTGCCCTGCAAGCCGAGAATGCTGAATCCATCGGTGATATCGCTGTGCTGATGTACGCCGGCCCAGGCGGCAAGCAACTCGAACAAGACGTTGATGGCAGCGGACTGTTCGGGACGTTCGGCCTGGTACCAAAAGCACGTGTCGAACGACAAGAACCAGGTGGAGCTAGCCTAGCCCAAATCAATCTCCGTGTTCTTGGTGCTGCACTTGCTTTGGTGGGATCGGCGCTGTTGAAGTGA